The genomic stretch TATGACACGGTATACGAGGAAGGCAACGTCGATTTTGCCATCGGCTATGTGCGCTGGCCGGAGAACCGGAACCAGAACGCGTTCCTGCGCCTGTTGTCCGAGTCGCGCGTCTCAGTCGAGGCGCTGGCCCCGGTTCGGGTGCCGCTGGCCGAAGCGCCGCGCGCCTACGAGCTGTTGAAATCAGCCGACCGGCCGCCGACGGTGCTGCTGACCTACGCTGGTTGATGCGTCATGAGCAAACCCCTGAATGTGGGCGTGATCGGCTGCGGCGCGCGCGCGCGCCTGTACTGCGAGGCGGCGCATGGCGTGCCCGGCTTGAAGCTGCAGGCGTACGCCGATGTGCGCCCGGACGCGGTCAGTCAGTTCCTCGCTGACTTTGGCGGCGCGTATGCCACGGCAGACGCCGCGCGCGTGCTTTCCGATCCGGACCTGCAGGCCGTGTTCATCTGCACCTGGCACGATACGCACACCGCGTACGCCGTGCAGGCTGCGCGTAACGGCAAGCACCTGCTGATCGAGAAGCCGATGGCGTTGACGATTGATGAATGCTGGCAGATAGAGGAGGCGGTCGCCAAAGCCGGCGTGACGGCGTGCGTGGGACTGAAGATGCGTTTCATGCCGGTCGTGCGTCGCGTGCGGCAACTGGTCGGCCCACCACTGCTGCTGGTCGGGCAGATGATGAACAACCGCGTGCCCGACGACATCTGGTCGCTGCAGCCAGTGATTGGCGGCGGCACGGTGCTGGGCGCGGGCTGCCACACGGCCGACCTGCTCTGCTACCTGGCCGGCTCCGACCCGATCGAGGTCTTCGCCGCCGGCGGCCACGGCATCCACCAGCGCGCCGATATGGTCGACAACGTCGTGGCGACGATCAAGTTTGCGAACGGCGTCGTGGCCAGCCTGGTGCACGGCGATCCCGGCCGCAACCCGTACACCTCGACCTTCTTCTGCGAGGTGTTCGGCGCGGACAAGGGCGCCTGCCTCTACGACCGCTTTCACCAGGCGACGCTCTGGGGCGTAACCCCGGCCCGGCTCGGCGTTGCCGACATGGGCGAGGCCGAGCGGAGCGACCTCGAAGGCGACCAGACGCTCTTGCGACACTTCGCCGACAGCGCGCTGAATGGCACGCCGTGCGAAGCTGACGCGCGCGCCGGGCGCATCGCGACCACCACAATGGTCAAAATCCTGGATTCAATCCGGACGGGTCAGCCGCAGCAAATCGAGGCGGACTGGCGCAACCGTTACGACTAGCGGGCGCACACCAGCCGGAAAGGAGGCACACCTTCGCCTGGCAGTTCCGTTGATCACGTCGTTTTTTCCATGCGCATGAACCCGAAAATGGGAGGAGAAGAAGATGTTGGATCCCAAGACACCCCGGTTGTCACGCCGTACGTTCTTGAAGCTGGCCGGCTCCAGCACGCTGGTTGCCGCCATCGCAGCCGCCTGCGGCCCGTCAAGCACGCCGGCCCCCGCAGCGACCACCGCCCCGGCGGCCGCCACCAAGGCCCCGGCCGTGGTCGCCAAGCCGTTCGCGGGCAAAGAGCTGTTCATCTTCGCCGGCAACCACCATGACACGAACGTGCGCGACCTGTGGGTCCCGCTGTTCCAGGACAAGACCGGCGCCAAGGTTACGTACACCTCGATCGCCGGCGGCGATGCCGACGCCAAGTACGGCGTCTTCCTCGCCTCGCAGGACGGCTCGCAGGACGTCATGTACACCTGGGAGACGTTCAACGCCAAGTTCAACAAGAACCTGTTCGAGGACGTCACCGCGACGTTCAAGAAGGAACTGCTGGCCGGCCTGACCGAGCCCGCGCTCAAATCGCTGACATTCATCGACAAGATGTACGGCATTCCGTTCGATTCCAACATGGCGATCTTCATGTGGAACACGGAGCTTTACAAGCAGGCGGGCCTCGACCCGAACAAGCCGCCGCAGAATTGGACGGAGTTCGCCGATTACAGCAAGAAACTGTCGACCGGCGGCAACTACGGCACGCTGTTCACACTGGGCGACCCGAATTCGAGCTTCTTCACCTTTATCACGCTCTTCAACTCGACCGGCGGCAAGCTAATCAGCGACGACCTGAAGAAGCTGACGGTAGACACGCCCGAGGGCTTGATGGCGTTGCAGGCGTTCTACGATGGCGTCGTCACCAGCAAGTTCATCGACCCGGCCGGCCTGTCGATCGCCTCGTCGATCGAGCAGGGCAAGGTCTATCGCGGCGGCAAGATCGGCCACTACTTCGCCTTCCCAAACCACTTTCCGCTGGCCGAAGACCCGACGCAGTCGCAGGTCGTCGGCAAGTCGAAGACTGGCATCATCCCCGGTCTCAAGCTGCGCTCCGGCTCCGGCAACGGCGTCGAGGGCTACGCCATCAACAAGTTCTCGAAGAACAAGGACGTGGCGATGGGCTGGCTGGAGTTCATCGTCTCGCCCGATGTGCAGAAGCTGGTCGCCACAAAGTGGGGCCGCCCGCCGGCGGTGAAGGCGACGTTTGACGACGCCGACGTGAAGACGTCGTCGCCGCAGTTCGCCGCTGTCTCCGAGCAGGTCAAGTACCCGGCGCCGCGCTACGGCTCGCCGTTCTACTTCGATCTCGGCACGGTGTTCAACGATTACATGAACCGCATGCTGAAGGGCGGCATCACGCCGCAGGATGCGGTCAAGACGATCCAGACTGAGGGCCAGAAAGCGATCGACGCCTACTGGGCCAAGGTCAAGTAACCAGATCGCGAGGGAGGGGGACGGGGTCGCGGCGGCAAAGCCGCCGCGACCCCGTACGAAGCCTATGAGCACGTCAACGAACGCCAGCCCGCCGCCGCGCGCGGGATTCTGGCAACGCATTGACCGGATGGAGGCGAACCGCTTCGGCCTGCTGCTGTTCGTGCCGACGCTGCTGCTCCTGCTGGTCTTCCTGGCCGTGCCGATCACCTTCGCGGTGGTTGCCAGCCTGAACTCGATTGAGCTGACGATCTCCCCGGACTGGTCGTTCGTCGGCCTGCAGAACTACGCCGACCTGCTGACCAACCGGAGCGTGGTGGAGGCCCTGCCGCGCACGCTCTACTTCGCCGCGCTGACCATCGCGCTGAGCGTGTCGCTGTCGCTCACGCTGGCGCTGGTGCTGAACGAGCGGTTCCGCGGGCGCGATCTGGTGCGCGTGCTCGTGCTGCTGCCGTGGGCGGTCGCCCCGGTGGTCAGCGGCGTCATGTGGCGCTACATGTTCCACGACCGCTATGGCCTGATCAACGCGCTGCTCTACGGCGGCGGCTTCATCACGCAGTACGTCACCTGGTTCAGCGATCCGTGGTTCGCGCTGAGCATTGCCAGTATCGCCACGACGTGGAAGTCGCTGCCGTTCCTGACGCTGACCTTGCTGGCCGGCATGCAGGGCATCCCGGAGTCGCTCTTTCGCGCCGCCAAGATGGACGGCGCCAGCATCTTCCATCGCTTCCGCTACGTCGTGCTGCCGCACCTGCGCAGCATCCTGATCTTTATCACGGTGCTGCAGTTGATCGTCTCGCTGCAGGCCTTCGACCTCATCTATACCCTGACGCGCGGCGGGCCGGGCCAGGGGACCGTCGTATTGAACTACCTGACCTATGTCAACGCCTTCGAGCGCCTGAGCGACGGCAACGCCTCCGCGCTGGCAATTGTGGTGTCGCTGCTGATCATGTCGTTGAGCGCGCTGTCGCTGTCGCTCATGGCGCGGCAGGGAAAGCGATAAGCCCGATGCGCGACTTTGTCTATACATGGGTGCGCCCTATTCTGCTCTATGCGCTGGTCGTGTTCTTCCTCGTCTGGACGGTCGCCCCGGTCACCTGGATCGCGATCATGAGCATCCAGCCGGAGATCAACTACGTGGCGGTGCCGCCGCACCTCAGCCTGGAGCAGGTCAGCCTGCGCTGGTACATCGAGATGCTGTCGCAGCCCGACGTGGTGGACTCGCTCAAGAACAGCGTCATCATCTCGGGCGTCACGACCGTGGTCTGCCTGACGTTCGGCGCCCTGGCGGCCTACCCGCTGGCGCGCCTGAACATCGCGCGAAAGAACCTCTTCCTGGGCATTAGTGTCTTCGCGCGCATGATCCCCTCGATGGTGCTGATTATCCCGATGTTCCTGCTCATGCGGCAACTGCGCCTGCTGGACACCTATCTGGCGCTGATCATCGTCTACACGGCGTTCCTGCTGCCGTACGTTATCTGGATGCTCAAGAACTTCTTCGAGCAGATTCCGTATGCGCTTGAGGCGGCCGCCCGCATGGACGGCTGCTCGCGGCTCGAGGCGCTCTTCCGCGTGTTGATACCGGTGGCCGGGCCGGGGGTGGTCGCCACGGCGGTCTTCACATTCGTCGGCGCGTGGAACGAGTTCTTGTTCGGGCTTATCCTGTCGACGCGTTACTCGGTGCCGATCACGGTCAAACTATCCGCGCTGGTCAGCACGACCTTCCAGTCCGACAACTCACTGGTGGCCGCCACCGGCATGCTCGCGATCATCCCGGTGGTGCTGCTCGTGTTTGTGCTCAACCGCTTTATCGTGCGCGGCCTCGTGGAAGGGATCAAATACTAATGAGCCGGGTCGTATTGCGCAACATCGCCAAATCGTTCGGGATGGTGCAGGCCGTGCGCGATGTCTCGCTGGATATTCCTGATCACACGTTCGTCACGCTGCTGGGACCGTCGGGCTGCGGCAAGACGACGACGCTGAACCTGATCGCGGGACTGGAACGGGTCTCGCGCGGCACGATCGAGTTGGGCGGGCAGGACATCACGCGCTGGGCGCCGCACGAGCGCGGCATGGCGATGGTGTTCCAGAACTTCGCGCTCTACCCGCACATGGACGTATACGGCAACATCGCGTTCGCGCTGAAGCTGGCGAAGGCGCCCAAAGCGCAGATCGACCAGCGCGTGCGCCGCGTCGCGAAGGTGCTGGAGCTGGAAGCGCTGCTGGAGCGGCGCATCTCGCAGTTGTCGGGCGGCCAGCAGCAGCGTGTAGCGCTGGCGCGCGCCATGGTCAAAGAGCCGAAAGTGTTCCTGTTTGACGAGCCGCTCTCGAACCTGGACGCGGCGCTGCGCACGCGCATGCGCATCGAGATCAAGCGTCTGCACCAGAGGTTGAAGACGACCTCGATCTTCGTCACGCACGACCAGG from Chloroflexota bacterium encodes the following:
- a CDS encoding Gfo/Idh/MocA family oxidoreductase; its protein translation is MSKPLNVGVIGCGARARLYCEAAHGVPGLKLQAYADVRPDAVSQFLADFGGAYATADAARVLSDPDLQAVFICTWHDTHTAYAVQAARNGKHLLIEKPMALTIDECWQIEEAVAKAGVTACVGLKMRFMPVVRRVRQLVGPPLLLVGQMMNNRVPDDIWSLQPVIGGGTVLGAGCHTADLLCYLAGSDPIEVFAAGGHGIHQRADMVDNVVATIKFANGVVASLVHGDPGRNPYTSTFFCEVFGADKGACLYDRFHQATLWGVTPARLGVADMGEAERSDLEGDQTLLRHFADSALNGTPCEADARAGRIATTTMVKILDSIRTGQPQQIEADWRNRYD
- a CDS encoding extracellular solute-binding protein, which translates into the protein MLDPKTPRLSRRTFLKLAGSSTLVAAIAAACGPSSTPAPAATTAPAAATKAPAVVAKPFAGKELFIFAGNHHDTNVRDLWVPLFQDKTGAKVTYTSIAGGDADAKYGVFLASQDGSQDVMYTWETFNAKFNKNLFEDVTATFKKELLAGLTEPALKSLTFIDKMYGIPFDSNMAIFMWNTELYKQAGLDPNKPPQNWTEFADYSKKLSTGGNYGTLFTLGDPNSSFFTFITLFNSTGGKLISDDLKKLTVDTPEGLMALQAFYDGVVTSKFIDPAGLSIASSIEQGKVYRGGKIGHYFAFPNHFPLAEDPTQSQVVGKSKTGIIPGLKLRSGSGNGVEGYAINKFSKNKDVAMGWLEFIVSPDVQKLVATKWGRPPAVKATFDDADVKTSSPQFAAVSEQVKYPAPRYGSPFYFDLGTVFNDYMNRMLKGGITPQDAVKTIQTEGQKAIDAYWAKVK
- a CDS encoding sugar ABC transporter permease, which gives rise to MSTSTNASPPPRAGFWQRIDRMEANRFGLLLFVPTLLLLLVFLAVPITFAVVASLNSIELTISPDWSFVGLQNYADLLTNRSVVEALPRTLYFAALTIALSVSLSLTLALVLNERFRGRDLVRVLVLLPWAVAPVVSGVMWRYMFHDRYGLINALLYGGGFITQYVTWFSDPWFALSIASIATTWKSLPFLTLTLLAGMQGIPESLFRAAKMDGASIFHRFRYVVLPHLRSILIFITVLQLIVSLQAFDLIYTLTRGGPGQGTVVLNYLTYVNAFERLSDGNASALAIVVSLLIMSLSALSLSLMARQGKR
- a CDS encoding carbohydrate ABC transporter permease, whose protein sequence is MRDFVYTWVRPILLYALVVFFLVWTVAPVTWIAIMSIQPEINYVAVPPHLSLEQVSLRWYIEMLSQPDVVDSLKNSVIISGVTTVVCLTFGALAAYPLARLNIARKNLFLGISVFARMIPSMVLIIPMFLLMRQLRLLDTYLALIIVYTAFLLPYVIWMLKNFFEQIPYALEAAARMDGCSRLEALFRVLIPVAGPGVVATAVFTFVGAWNEFLFGLILSTRYSVPITVKLSALVSTTFQSDNSLVAATGMLAIIPVVLLVFVLNRFIVRGLVEGIKY
- a CDS encoding ABC transporter ATP-binding protein, translated to MSRVVLRNIAKSFGMVQAVRDVSLDIPDHTFVTLLGPSGCGKTTTLNLIAGLERVSRGTIELGGQDITRWAPHERGMAMVFQNFALYPHMDVYGNIAFALKLAKAPKAQIDQRVRRVAKVLELEALLERRISQLSGGQQQRVALARAMVKEPKVFLFDEPLSNLDAALRTRMRIEIKRLHQRLKTTSIFVTHDQEEAMILSDYIAVMRDGMLVQYGQTEEIYRRPLHHYVATFLGKPRMSIVDGHLASDPASGIVAFKAEDLSLSWPRSGGASLPAAFNAPAMLGIRAEDVKLVSAAGEAPDVFAGEVSLLEPLGSDTYVELVRGPHNITVRVEPDRRLKVGEQIAVQLPRAKLHFFHAESGERIDV